The sequence below is a genomic window from Dehalococcoidia bacterium.
AAGGCCTCGCCCATCGGCCAGGTCCTCCTGGAACGCTGCCTCCTGGGATGGAAGGAGCTGGAATACGAGGTGATGCGCGACGGTGCCGACAACTGCATAACCGTCTGCAACATGGAGAACCTGGACCCCATGGGCGTCCACACCGGCGACAGCATCGTGGTGGCCCCCAGCCAGACGCTGACCGACAAGGAATATCACATGCTGCGCTCGGCCGCCCTGAAGATCATTCGTGCCCTGGGCATCGAGGGCGGCTGCAACATCCAGTTCGCCCTGGCGCCGAGGCGGGAGATCGCACCCTGGGCCCTCTCGCCCGATGGCCGCCCGCCCTATTACGTCATCGAGGTCAACCCTCGCGTCTCCCGCAGTTCGGCGCTGGCCTCCAAGGCCACTGGCTATCCCATCGCCCGGGTGGCGGCCAAGATAGCGGTGGGCAAGCGACTGGACGAGATCGCCAACCGGGTGACGGGCAAGACCACCGCCGCCTTCGAGCCGGCCCTGGACTATGTGGTGGTGAAGATACCCCGCTGGCCCTTCGACAAGTTCCCGCTGGGGGAGCGGCGCATCGGCACCCAGATGAAGGCCACAGGCGAGGTGATGGCCATCGCGCGCACCTTCGAAGAGGCGTTGCAGAAGGCGGTTCGCTCCCTGGAGTTCGGCGGGCGCACGCTGCTGTGGGAGGACCCCTCCTGGAGCGAGGAGCAGGTGCGCCAGCTCATCGCCGAGCCCAACGACCAGCGGTTGTGGGCCATTATGGCTGCCCTGCGTCGGGGCATGGAGCCGATGCAGATATCCCTCCTGTCGGGGATCGACCCCTGGTTCGTAGAGAAGCTGGCCGGCCTCGTGTCCCTGGAGCGGCGTCTGCTGTCGGAGCCGCTGACCCCGGAGCTGCTGCGGCTGGCCAAGCGCAAGGGCTTCCCCGACCGCGACATCGCCACCCTGGCCGATATGCTGCCGGAGCAGGTACGGGAGCTACGGCAACGCTGGGGCATCCGTCCCGTGTACAAGATGGTCGACACCTGCGCTGCCGAGTTCGAGGCCGAGACCCCCTACTTCTACAGCACGTACGAGGACGACGCCGAGGCCGAGAACGAGGCGCCACCTCTGGAAGGCCCCAAGGCCCTGGTGGTCGGCTCCGGACCCATACGCATCGGCCAGGGCATCGAGTTCGACTACGGCTCGGTGCATGCCGTCTGGGCGCTGGAGGAGTCAGGCCATCGGGCCATCATCGCCAACTGCAACCCGGAGACGGTATCCACCGACTTCGATACCAGCGACCGCCTCTATTTCGAGCCCCTGGACGAGGAGGGGGTGCGGGATATCCTGGACAACGAGGATTCCGACGGCGGCCCGCCGCCCAGCATCGTCCAGTTCGGCGGCCAGACGGCCATCAATCTCGCAGTGCCTCTGGCGCGTGCCAACCTGCCCATCCTGGGCTCCAGCGCCGAGGCTATCGATATCGCCGAGGATCGCGGCCGCTTCGAATCCCTCCTGGAGGAGCTGGGCATACCCCGCCCGCCAGGCGCCGCCGTCGAGAGCCTGGAGGAAGCCCTGGAGGCGGCCGCCCGCATCGGCTATCCGGTCCTGGTCCGTCCCAGCTACGTGTTGGGCGGCCGTGCCATGGAGATCGTCCAGGGCCCGCGGGAGCTGATACGTTATGTCGAGGAAGCTGCCCAGGTGGGCCAGGGGCGAGCCATCCTCATCGACAAATACCTAGAGGGCATCGAGGCCGAAGTGGATGCGATCTGCGATGGCCACGACGTCCTCATTCCAGGCATCATGCAGCACATCGAACGGGCCGGCGTCCACTCCGGCGACTCCATGGCCGTCTATCCCGCCATAGGCCTCACCAACGAGGAGGTAGAGGCCATCGTCGACTACACGCGGCGCATCGCCCTGGCCCTGGGAGTGCTGGGTCTCATGAACATCCAGTTCGTCATAATGCGGGAGGGCGGCCGCTCCGACGTGTACGTGCTAGAGGTCAACCCCCGCTCCAGCCGCACGGTGCCCTTCATATCCAAGGCCACGGGCGTGCCCATGGTCCGCCTGGCAGTGAAGGCCATGCTGGGCAAGCGGCTGCCTGAGCTGGGCTATCCCTACGGTCTGTGGCCCAAGCAGGGCCTGGTGGCGGTGAAGGCCCCTGTCTTCTCCATGTCCAAGCTGGCGGGGGTGGACACCTACCTGGGGCCGGAGATGAAGTCCACCGGCGAGGTGATGGGCATCGACCGCGACTTCCGCTCCGCCCTGGCCAAGGCGTTGCAGGCCGCCGACCTGGCCCTGCGCCCCGGCATGTCCGTGCTCCTGTCCCTCTCCGACCGCACCAAGCCCGAGGCTATCCCTATCGTGCGGAAGTTGGCCCAGGCCGGTTGCCGACTCTACGCCACCGAGGGCACGGCGGCCCTCATCCGTGCCCTGGGGCTGGAGGTGGCCGAAGTGACCAAGCGGCTGGACCAGGGACATCCCAGCGTCATCGACGTCATCGACCAGGGGCTGGTGGACGTGGTCATCAACACCCCCGAAGGCTCCCAGACGGCCACCCTGCGTGACGGCTTTTATATCCGTCGCGCCGCCGTCGAGAAGCGGGTGGCGTGCTTCACCTCCCTGGACACGGCCCGGGCGGCGGTGGAGGCGATGCTGGTGGAGCCGGGCCAGTACTCGGTCCTGCCCCTCCCCGAATACCGCAATGGCGCTCGCCCATGACCGGCGAACGGCTGAAGCTGGAGCGGGCCGTGGTCCTTTCCCAGGACCGGGTCTGTGAGGACACCTTTCTCATGTGGCTCTCCTGC
It includes:
- the carB gene encoding carbamoyl-phosphate synthase large subunit; amino-acid sequence: MGSLRKVLIIGSGPIVIGQAAEFDYSGSQACRSLREEGIHTVLVNPNPATIMTDEDIADTVYIEPLTVEVLARIIERERPDGLLGTLGGQTGLNLTVALADAGILDHYGVRVLGTTIESIRKAEDRELFKRLLDEIGEPRPESETVTSLEEARRVAGELGFPVVVRPAYTLGGTGGGIARDMEELEHIVSIGLKASPIGQVLLERCLLGWKELEYEVMRDGADNCITVCNMENLDPMGVHTGDSIVVAPSQTLTDKEYHMLRSAALKIIRALGIEGGCNIQFALAPRREIAPWALSPDGRPPYYVIEVNPRVSRSSALASKATGYPIARVAAKIAVGKRLDEIANRVTGKTTAAFEPALDYVVVKIPRWPFDKFPLGERRIGTQMKATGEVMAIARTFEEALQKAVRSLEFGGRTLLWEDPSWSEEQVRQLIAEPNDQRLWAIMAALRRGMEPMQISLLSGIDPWFVEKLAGLVSLERRLLSEPLTPELLRLAKRKGFPDRDIATLADMLPEQVRELRQRWGIRPVYKMVDTCAAEFEAETPYFYSTYEDDAEAENEAPPLEGPKALVVGSGPIRIGQGIEFDYGSVHAVWALEESGHRAIIANCNPETVSTDFDTSDRLYFEPLDEEGVRDILDNEDSDGGPPPSIVQFGGQTAINLAVPLARANLPILGSSAEAIDIAEDRGRFESLLEELGIPRPPGAAVESLEEALEAAARIGYPVLVRPSYVLGGRAMEIVQGPRELIRYVEEAAQVGQGRAILIDKYLEGIEAEVDAICDGHDVLIPGIMQHIERAGVHSGDSMAVYPAIGLTNEEVEAIVDYTRRIALALGVLGLMNIQFVIMREGGRSDVYVLEVNPRSSRTVPFISKATGVPMVRLAVKAMLGKRLPELGYPYGLWPKQGLVAVKAPVFSMSKLAGVDTYLGPEMKSTGEVMGIDRDFRSALAKALQAADLALRPGMSVLLSLSDRTKPEAIPIVRKLAQAGCRLYATEGTAALIRALGLEVAEVTKRLDQGHPSVIDVIDQGLVDVVINTPEGSQTATLRDGFYIRRAAVEKRVACFTSLDTARAAVEAMLVEPGQYSVLPLPEYRNGARP